One part of the Verrucomicrobiota bacterium genome encodes these proteins:
- a CDS encoding DUF885 domain-containing protein, translating to MTFRFLGILCATTVVFSFSVVNLSSAATDELKQLFEDYWASEMKHDPFSATGSGIRDYNDRVPDVSPASQKKLLEQRVQFKTQLDLLDLSEVSANDRTSAGILAFILDQAIELHAFEGWRIPFVSDSGFHNNFGYVLSATPFKNEKDYRNYLNRLQALPGYYQQNVESMRAGLKVGFTQPQAILNNVLPSFEALAEEHVEEHPFYAPFAAMPSFMDEPLAKSLRNAGRTLLINEVIPAHQALVRFMREEYIPGARQTLGASAQPDGKHYYAALVRYYTTLKDATAESIHQKGLEEVGRIRKEMDTIIEGLEFEGSFDAFLKFLRTDPQFYPKTGDELLKQAAWIAKQTDGKLPAFFGKLPRQPYSVEPVPKELEANYTAGRYSGAPPGSSRGGQYWVNTYALETRPLYQLTALSLHEGVPGHHLQISLAYEIEDAPEFRTQYYPHAFGEGWGLYSEKLGVEMGMYKTPYEHFGRLSYEMWRACRLVVDTGIHAFGWSRQRAVDFLAANTALSLHEIGTEVDRYIAWPGQALAYKMGEMTIWELRAHTEKTLGDKFDIRDFHDAVLENGGLPLELLRSQIEAYIEKTVSPPN from the coding sequence ATGACTTTTCGATTCCTTGGTATACTCTGCGCTACAACTGTTGTGTTTTCCTTCAGCGTGGTGAATTTGTCCTCTGCCGCGACTGATGAACTAAAACAATTATTTGAAGACTATTGGGCTTCGGAAATGAAGCACGATCCGTTTTCCGCTACCGGCTCCGGTATCCGGGATTACAATGACCGGGTTCCGGATGTATCACCTGCTTCACAGAAGAAACTCTTGGAGCAGAGAGTGCAGTTTAAAACACAGTTGGACCTTCTAGACCTTTCGGAAGTCTCTGCCAATGATCGCACATCCGCAGGTATACTTGCCTTTATTCTGGATCAGGCGATTGAGCTGCACGCATTTGAAGGGTGGCGGATTCCGTTTGTTTCCGACTCGGGATTTCATAATAACTTCGGTTACGTGCTGAGCGCGACTCCGTTCAAGAATGAAAAGGATTATCGAAACTATCTGAATCGCCTACAGGCTCTGCCTGGGTATTATCAGCAGAATGTCGAAAGCATGCGTGCCGGGTTGAAGGTGGGGTTTACTCAGCCTCAAGCTATTTTGAATAACGTCCTTCCCTCCTTTGAAGCGTTGGCAGAAGAGCATGTCGAAGAACACCCGTTCTATGCTCCTTTCGCTGCCATGCCGAGTTTCATGGATGAACCCCTCGCCAAGTCTTTGAGAAACGCTGGAAGGACGCTGTTAATAAACGAAGTCATTCCGGCACATCAGGCGCTGGTTCGGTTTATGCGCGAGGAATACATCCCTGGAGCCCGGCAAACCCTGGGTGCCAGTGCTCAGCCAGATGGGAAACATTACTATGCGGCTCTTGTTCGCTACTACACGACTTTGAAGGATGCTACCGCGGAATCAATCCACCAAAAAGGGCTGGAGGAAGTAGGGCGCATTCGAAAAGAAATGGACACAATTATCGAGGGTCTTGAGTTCGAAGGTTCCTTTGATGCGTTTCTAAAATTCCTCAGAACGGATCCACAGTTTTATCCCAAGACGGGTGATGAATTGCTTAAACAGGCCGCCTGGATCGCCAAACAAACGGATGGAAAATTACCGGCTTTTTTTGGAAAGCTACCGAGGCAGCCGTATTCGGTGGAACCGGTGCCAAAGGAGTTGGAGGCGAATTACACCGCTGGACGATATTCGGGTGCGCCGCCAGGAAGTAGCAGAGGCGGGCAATACTGGGTGAACACCTACGCTCTGGAGACCCGGCCTCTGTATCAACTCACGGCCTTGTCCTTGCATGAGGGTGTCCCGGGGCATCATTTACAAATATCCCTGGCCTACGAAATCGAAGACGCTCCGGAGTTCAGGACTCAATACTATCCGCACGCATTCGGTGAAGGGTGGGGCCTGTACAGCGAAAAACTCGGAGTTGAAATGGGAATGTATAAAACGCCTTATGAGCATTTTGGTCGACTATCCTATGAGATGTGGCGGGCCTGTCGCCTTGTGGTGGATACGGGGATTCACGCCTTTGGCTGGAGCAGACAACGGGCGGTCGATTTCCTCGCAGCGAATACGGCTTTGTCGCTTCACGAGATTGGTACCGAGGTGGATCGTTACATTGCCTGGCCGGGACAAGCCCTTGCTTACAAAATGGGCGAAATGACTATTTGGGAGCTTCGTGCGCACACAGAGAAAACATTGGGCGACAAATTCGATATCCGCGATTTTCACGACGCGGTTCTTGAAAACGGGGGTCTTCCTTTGGAACTTCTAAGGTCTCAGATTGAAGCCTACATTGAGAAAACTGTGTCCCCACCAAACTAA
- a CDS encoding group III truncated hemoglobin: protein MSTSSSSLTDITGDPDIRLLVDSFYESIRKDELLGPVFNERVGDWSKHLPTMYAFWGTMLFGKKEYQGNPISKHMDLPVDYGHFERWVGLFIETIDQLFSGPKAEQAKAVAMSIAHTFQIRMGINPFEKSDRIL from the coding sequence ATGTCCACAAGCTCATCCTCTTTAACTGATATCACTGGTGACCCTGACATTCGCCTTTTGGTGGATTCTTTCTACGAATCCATTCGAAAGGACGAACTGCTTGGTCCTGTATTCAATGAACGGGTCGGAGATTGGTCGAAACATCTTCCCACCATGTATGCCTTCTGGGGAACTATGCTGTTTGGAAAAAAGGAATACCAGGGGAACCCCATCTCTAAACACATGGACCTTCCGGTGGATTATGGACATTTTGAACGTTGGGTCGGGCTTTTTATAGAAACGATAGATCAACTATTTTCCGGGCCGAAAGCGGAACAAGCGAAAGCCGTCGCCATGAGTATTGCGCATACCTTCCAAATCAGAATGGGTATCAATCCTTTCGAGAAGTCCGATCGGATCCTTTAG
- a CDS encoding CehA/McbA family metallohydrolase, whose translation MNFSKWTSFGYAPSGVLLFLILTTWLEAHQHLPITHSFNVGEEPSLPKLVLNIVDRSTGQNLPARFSLEVDGESFNPEWIDDQGISFTSIHLSKNQRSTVQFAKGTGPVRVSVPRDARTVSVSVAKGFEYRVAKQSVEIFSETTELTVELERWVNLKEDGWIAIDEHLHYDRLGPEDDPLWFSMFQADGLEAGHFMVLKGGMTPGVWSRQFKYGEKGQGTDGNQILIPGQEYRDSQQGHINLLGLNEIILPYSTGGMGTPAVMENYPPLFDVLTLTRARNGLAGVAHGGTLGRNSTSVADAVLGAVDFWEISNGFIYNTENWYRLMNCGIFLPMVAGTDLPNSPLRDDWQPMFGSIRTYVNTGGAISFNSFKEALKAGRSFISGGPLIDFQVNDLKMGDVLHLSAGGGVVTVRAVLHSPLLLRQLVVVQDGRDLDLTIRKRAMADVHRWSIEADVKVTESGWLSAWGRGAEIKAQKFDAMAHAGVVRVIVGDQPVQSSEDAEVLIASFRDRISFYDTNGVYQTDEQRNSALGLFKEAIQTLEPQL comes from the coding sequence ATGAACTTTTCGAAATGGACTTCGTTTGGGTACGCTCCTTCAGGAGTGTTGTTGTTTCTAATTCTGACGACCTGGTTAGAAGCTCACCAGCACCTCCCGATAACCCATAGTTTTAACGTTGGAGAAGAGCCGAGCCTTCCCAAGTTGGTTCTCAACATCGTTGACCGCTCCACCGGTCAGAATCTTCCGGCGAGGTTCAGCCTCGAAGTGGATGGTGAGTCGTTCAATCCGGAATGGATCGATGACCAGGGTATCTCATTTACCTCCATTCATCTGAGCAAAAATCAACGGTCTACGGTGCAGTTCGCCAAAGGAACAGGGCCCGTTCGAGTCAGTGTTCCTCGTGATGCCCGCACAGTATCTGTTTCTGTAGCCAAGGGATTTGAATATCGGGTGGCGAAACAATCAGTTGAAATTTTCAGCGAAACTACGGAGTTGACTGTGGAGCTCGAGCGTTGGGTGAATTTAAAGGAAGACGGATGGATTGCCATAGATGAGCATCTGCACTATGATCGCTTGGGTCCTGAGGATGATCCTTTGTGGTTTTCCATGTTTCAGGCCGATGGCCTTGAGGCTGGGCATTTCATGGTCCTGAAAGGTGGAATGACTCCAGGAGTTTGGTCGCGTCAATTCAAGTACGGTGAGAAGGGGCAAGGAACGGATGGAAATCAGATATTAATTCCTGGCCAGGAGTACCGCGATAGCCAGCAGGGACACATTAATTTGTTGGGGCTCAATGAAATCATTCTTCCCTATTCTACAGGAGGCATGGGGACACCAGCGGTTATGGAAAACTATCCGCCCTTGTTTGATGTATTAACACTGACTCGAGCACGTAACGGATTGGCTGGTGTGGCCCACGGCGGAACGCTCGGCAGGAATTCCACATCCGTGGCGGACGCGGTGTTGGGCGCCGTTGACTTCTGGGAAATCAGTAATGGATTTATTTATAATACCGAGAACTGGTACCGTCTCATGAATTGCGGCATCTTCTTGCCGATGGTGGCTGGAACCGATCTTCCGAATTCGCCCTTGCGTGATGATTGGCAACCGATGTTCGGATCGATACGAACCTATGTTAATACCGGTGGAGCTATAAGCTTCAATAGCTTCAAGGAGGCCTTGAAAGCCGGCCGGTCTTTTATTTCCGGTGGGCCATTGATTGATTTCCAAGTTAATGATTTAAAAATGGGAGATGTTCTTCACCTGTCGGCTGGAGGAGGAGTTGTTACGGTACGAGCGGTATTGCATTCTCCGCTTCTCTTAAGGCAGTTGGTGGTGGTTCAAGATGGTCGTGATCTCGACCTGACTATTCGGAAGAGAGCGATGGCAGATGTTCACCGATGGTCAATTGAGGCCGATGTGAAAGTAACTGAAAGCGGTTGGTTATCTGCTTGGGGAAGAGGTGCTGAAATTAAAGCCCAGAAATTTGACGCTATGGCACACGCTGGAGTCGTCCGAGTAATAGTAGGGGATCAGCCCGTACAATCTTCAGAGGATGCCGAAGTCCTGATAGCTTCCTTTAGGGATCGCATTTCTTTTTATGACACTAACGGTGTTTACCAAACAGATGAACAGCGAAACTCCGCTTTAGGATTGTTCAAGGAGGCGATTCAAACATTGGAGCCTCAATTGTAA
- a CDS encoding sulfatase, producing MTHTRSLLLLICLFASSAIGAASKPNFVFVLADDASHFDLGCYGGQAHTPAMDALATQGMRFTQCYQSSPTCSPTRHNIYTGQSPFKTGAYPNHTFATPGTKSIVHYLKPLGYRIALSGKTHIKPESVFPFEYLSKGINPDFAAIETFIAECKSNSTPFCLFVTSNEPHAPWDKGDPSRYKADELKLPYTFVDTPETRDAMTRYLAELTYFDGQVGQALGLLDKYKLADNTLFIATTEQGWSLPFAKWTLYDAGLHTGFIVRWPGMVKAGSICDSLIEYSDVVPTFVEAAGGRPDPILDGKSLVPLLRQQTTVHKDYIFSQATTRGIINAPEYFGIRSIRSQKYKYIWNFTPEVRYENVVTIEEDTKWGEAQVFNSWKRAAKTDPSAAEKVRRYHYRLGEELYDLDQDPNEWRNLADTPEYAKVKNELRTLLLANMEAVGDEGQKTELAADSRSAKVLNEN from the coding sequence ATGACACATACTCGATCGCTTCTTCTCTTGATATGCCTGTTTGCAAGTTCAGCGATAGGCGCTGCTTCAAAACCCAATTTCGTCTTTGTTCTGGCCGACGATGCCAGCCACTTCGACCTAGGTTGTTACGGAGGTCAGGCCCACACACCGGCTATGGACGCGCTGGCTACGCAGGGAATGCGCTTCACGCAATGCTACCAGTCTTCACCGACCTGCTCCCCTACCCGCCACAATATTTATACCGGCCAAAGCCCTTTCAAAACCGGAGCCTACCCAAACCACACCTTCGCCACTCCCGGGACGAAAAGTATTGTTCACTACCTCAAACCATTGGGCTATCGGATAGCGCTAAGCGGGAAAACACACATAAAACCAGAATCGGTTTTTCCATTTGAATATTTGAGCAAGGGAATCAATCCCGATTTTGCTGCGATTGAAACCTTCATCGCTGAATGTAAATCAAACAGCACTCCGTTCTGCCTCTTCGTAACTTCGAACGAACCTCATGCTCCCTGGGACAAGGGTGACCCCAGCCGATACAAGGCGGACGAGTTGAAGCTACCCTATACCTTTGTCGACACACCCGAAACGCGCGATGCGATGACACGCTACCTGGCGGAGCTCACCTACTTTGATGGCCAGGTAGGACAAGCGCTAGGATTATTGGACAAATACAAGCTGGCTGACAACACGCTCTTCATTGCCACCACCGAACAGGGCTGGAGTCTGCCCTTTGCAAAATGGACGCTCTACGATGCCGGACTACACACCGGATTTATTGTGCGCTGGCCGGGGATGGTAAAAGCCGGTTCTATCTGCGACTCGCTCATCGAGTATTCCGATGTGGTTCCAACCTTCGTGGAAGCGGCAGGCGGACGTCCCGATCCTATCCTCGACGGCAAGAGCCTAGTTCCACTACTCAGACAACAAACAACGGTGCACAAGGATTACATTTTCTCCCAGGCAACCACTCGAGGTATCATCAATGCGCCGGAGTATTTTGGCATCCGATCGATCCGGTCACAAAAATACAAATACATCTGGAATTTCACGCCGGAAGTTCGCTACGAGAATGTAGTCACCATCGAAGAAGACACCAAGTGGGGAGAAGCCCAGGTATTCAATTCCTGGAAACGTGCAGCCAAAACCGACCCCAGTGCCGCAGAAAAAGTAAGACGCTACCACTATCGACTGGGAGAAGAACTCTACGACCTGGATCAAGATCCAAACGAATGGCGCAACCTGGCTGATACGCCTGAGTATGCCAAAGTAAAAAACGAGCTTCGAACTTTGCTCCTCGCCAATATGGAAGCCGTAGGAGACGAAGGACAGAAAACGGAACTGGCAGCTGATTCACGCAGCGCCAAAGTCTTAAATGAAAATTAG
- a CDS encoding divalent metal cation transporter produces the protein MADQNIEKQREMILAAEKQGKGATYKTYIRLSGPGWLQSAITLGGGSLAGSLYLGIIGGYELMWLQPLMMIFGIVMLSAIGYVVLSTGERPLAALNNHVNPVLGYGWAIATLMANMVWAMPQFSLGTAALQQNLGIFDFESGKYVCAILLFVVGAFVVWLYDASAKGYKIFDIALKVMVGIVVLSFFMVVFALTFSGTGLPWGKILSGFIPNPGLLFEPASSLQGLVAGSSAPEYWSSELVSQQRDRMVAAAATAVGINMTFLLPYSLLKRGWNKDFRGLARFDLATALFIPFLLATSCVVIAAASQFHANPEPGLIQVHSANAVEVSAKLQAAYEGNLTKMLGATGSEASTVIMGALPEADRILAATLIQRDAFALANSLENLAGPGIAQVVFGVGVVGMAISTIIILMLINGFVICELAGKPTTGKLYYVGCMLAGLAGALGALFLWSGKAQFYLAVPTSRFGMVLLPIAYIAFFFLMNNKKLLGDAMPRGAARVWWNVLMAFAVLLALVGASISILNDKAMIPGTGISVKSIGLTLLAILFVWAVIIHFKRKANGQTASS, from the coding sequence ATGGCTGACCAAAATATCGAAAAACAACGCGAGATGATTCTCGCGGCGGAAAAACAAGGCAAAGGCGCCACCTACAAAACCTACATAAGATTATCCGGTCCTGGTTGGTTGCAAAGCGCCATCACCTTGGGCGGTGGTTCCCTGGCAGGGAGCCTGTATTTGGGAATCATTGGTGGATATGAGCTGATGTGGCTTCAACCTTTGATGATGATCTTCGGTATCGTGATGTTGAGTGCTATCGGTTATGTAGTCCTTTCTACCGGAGAACGGCCTTTAGCCGCCTTAAACAACCACGTAAATCCGGTTTTGGGCTACGGTTGGGCGATTGCGACCCTGATGGCCAACATGGTTTGGGCGATGCCGCAATTTTCACTGGGAACTGCCGCCCTTCAACAAAATCTGGGAATCTTTGATTTTGAAAGCGGCAAATATGTCTGCGCGATCCTGTTGTTTGTCGTCGGCGCGTTTGTTGTTTGGTTGTACGATGCCAGCGCAAAAGGTTATAAGATATTCGATATTGCCCTGAAAGTTATGGTGGGAATCGTGGTTTTAAGTTTCTTCATGGTGGTATTTGCCCTCACCTTCAGCGGCACTGGGCTACCGTGGGGTAAAATCCTCAGCGGATTTATTCCAAACCCGGGACTACTGTTTGAACCTGCCTCCTCACTTCAAGGATTGGTAGCCGGTTCATCAGCACCCGAATACTGGTCCTCAGAACTAGTATCGCAACAACGGGACCGCATGGTCGCAGCGGCAGCAACAGCCGTTGGTATCAACATGACCTTCCTACTTCCTTATTCGCTCCTTAAACGAGGCTGGAATAAGGATTTTCGTGGCCTCGCCCGGTTTGACCTGGCTACAGCGCTTTTCATTCCTTTTCTCCTGGCGACCAGTTGTGTGGTCATTGCGGCAGCGTCACAATTTCATGCCAATCCGGAGCCCGGGCTTATTCAGGTCCATTCTGCGAATGCGGTGGAGGTGTCGGCCAAGCTCCAAGCCGCCTATGAAGGTAACTTGACAAAGATGCTCGGTGCAACCGGCAGCGAAGCAAGCACTGTCATTATGGGAGCACTTCCAGAAGCTGACCGTATCCTGGCGGCCACGCTCATACAACGTGATGCCTTTGCACTCGCCAATTCCTTGGAGAACCTTGCTGGCCCAGGTATAGCACAGGTCGTTTTTGGAGTCGGTGTCGTCGGCATGGCAATTTCCACTATTATCATTTTGATGCTCATCAATGGATTCGTCATATGCGAACTCGCAGGTAAACCTACCACAGGGAAACTCTATTATGTCGGCTGCATGCTGGCAGGGTTGGCGGGTGCGTTAGGTGCATTGTTTCTGTGGTCGGGAAAAGCCCAATTCTATTTAGCTGTGCCTACCAGCCGCTTTGGCATGGTACTTCTACCTATCGCTTACATCGCCTTTTTCTTCCTGATGAATAACAAGAAGCTTCTTGGCGATGCGATGCCCAGAGGCGCTGCCCGTGTCTGGTGGAACGTATTGATGGCTTTCGCAGTGCTGCTTGCATTGGTGGGCGCTTCGATTTCGATCCTCAATGATAAAGCCATGATTCCTGGAACTGGGATATCGGTGAAGAGCATCGGACTGACTCTGCTGGCCATACTTTTCGTTTGGGCAGTCATCATCCACTTCAAGCGGAAGGCGAATGGCCAAACGGCCAGTAGTTAA
- a CDS encoding RluA family pseudouridine synthase — protein MIQTIEVESGTGKIRADKWISGKMPDLSRMLIQKAFEEGLVKLNNQVISKSAKLKGGDVVSFQLPDIKPLDLTPQDIPLTIIYEDEHMLALDKPSGMIVHPGAGTGQDTLVHALLHHCRGGLSGIGGVERPGIVHRLDRETSGIMVVAKSDLAHRGLTYAFANRKLSKEYLALVLGVPDRLSGSIELPIGRNQNHRHKMTIREDGKPAHTDWEFLGEAPGPISLLRCQLHSGRTHQIRVHLSELGFPILADEIYGYRPSRAELQILPERTMLHAYRLKLNHPITKKALELIAVPPADFQQQFPGWEQSLAKVNREKF, from the coding sequence ATGATCCAAACCATAGAAGTTGAGTCCGGTACAGGTAAAATCCGGGCGGATAAATGGATCAGCGGTAAAATGCCCGATCTTAGTCGAATGCTTATTCAAAAAGCCTTTGAGGAGGGGTTGGTAAAATTAAACAATCAGGTTATTTCCAAGTCCGCAAAATTGAAGGGAGGCGACGTCGTTTCCTTTCAACTTCCTGATATAAAACCGCTGGACCTGACTCCCCAGGATATCCCCCTCACCATCATCTACGAAGATGAGCATATGTTGGCCTTGGATAAACCTTCCGGCATGATCGTCCATCCTGGTGCCGGCACTGGACAAGATACGCTTGTTCATGCGCTTCTTCATCACTGTAGAGGTGGGTTAAGTGGCATAGGTGGAGTGGAACGCCCTGGCATCGTTCATCGGCTTGATCGAGAAACATCCGGAATCATGGTAGTCGCCAAGTCCGATCTGGCACACCGAGGCCTCACTTACGCGTTTGCAAATCGCAAACTCTCTAAAGAATACCTGGCCTTGGTCTTGGGAGTTCCCGACCGACTTTCCGGGTCCATTGAACTACCCATTGGCCGCAATCAAAATCATCGCCACAAGATGACTATTCGTGAAGACGGTAAACCGGCTCACACCGATTGGGAGTTTTTAGGCGAAGCCCCAGGCCCCATTTCACTTTTGCGATGTCAGTTACACAGTGGCCGGACCCATCAGATCCGCGTCCATCTTTCCGAGTTAGGTTTCCCCATTCTTGCTGACGAAATCTATGGTTACCGACCAAGCCGTGCCGAGCTCCAGATTCTACCGGAACGTACCATGCTTCACGCCTATCGGTTGAAGCTGAATCATCCGATCACCAAGAAAGCACTCGAATTGATCGCTGTTCCGCCGGCAGATTTTCAGCAACAGTTTCCTGGCTGGGAACAATCGTTGGCGAAAGTGAATCGGGAAAAATTCTAG
- a CDS encoding adenosine deaminase — MSRAPVETSIADFVQSLPKTETHLHIEGAVPWELLKETFPGEFDKIPDAWAADFKYDSFTQFENEVLHYAGCYYTSPERYHESAKRVFQRHLDQNVRYVETSFHLGILEVIGCSGPDIIDAIRSAVPEGLEVRIFMGMLRNHYRGDLIEVMDDIPNWEGLAGIDMHGHETIAWEPWAGDLWRKVRDAGKFTKSHAGEFEGAKDVNAALDLLGTKRIQHGIGAAYDPTTLQRLLDEDIALDMCPVSNVKLRSVDDSRNHPLRKLFDAGVKLTVSTDDPAVFGNDLVHEYDLLMSQLNFSKQEVVQVVRNGFELALVDDSTRQRWISELDEVKLTL; from the coding sequence ATGTCTCGAGCTCCTGTAGAAACTTCTATTGCAGACTTTGTCCAATCGTTGCCGAAGACTGAGACGCACCTTCACATAGAAGGGGCTGTGCCGTGGGAGTTATTGAAGGAAACCTTTCCTGGAGAGTTCGATAAAATTCCTGATGCCTGGGCGGCTGATTTTAAATACGACTCGTTCACGCAGTTTGAGAACGAAGTCCTGCATTACGCAGGGTGTTACTATACCTCCCCGGAACGCTACCATGAATCGGCTAAACGCGTCTTTCAACGTCATCTTGACCAAAACGTACGCTATGTTGAAACCAGCTTTCACTTGGGCATCCTGGAAGTAATCGGATGTTCTGGACCCGATATTATCGATGCGATCAGGTCGGCAGTACCCGAAGGTCTGGAGGTCAGGATTTTTATGGGTATGCTCCGCAATCATTATCGGGGGGATTTGATAGAGGTGATGGACGATATTCCCAATTGGGAAGGTCTCGCCGGCATAGATATGCACGGTCACGAAACAATTGCCTGGGAACCCTGGGCCGGAGATCTGTGGAGAAAGGTTCGCGATGCTGGTAAGTTTACTAAAAGCCATGCCGGTGAATTTGAAGGGGCCAAAGACGTGAATGCTGCTTTGGATCTCCTTGGCACTAAACGCATCCAGCATGGTATCGGTGCAGCCTACGATCCAACAACCCTTCAACGCCTGCTTGATGAAGATATCGCGCTGGATATGTGTCCGGTCAGTAACGTGAAACTAAGATCGGTGGATGACTCCAGGAATCATCCTCTCCGTAAACTGTTTGACGCCGGTGTAAAACTTACGGTCAGCACCGATGATCCCGCCGTTTTCGGAAACGATCTTGTGCATGAGTATGATTTGCTCATGTCACAGCTAAACTTCTCAAAGCAGGAAGTAGTACAAGTCGTGCGCAACGGTTTCGAGCTTGCTTTGGTTGATGACTCAACACGACAAAGATGGATTTCGGAATTGGACGAAGTTAAGCTCACTCTTTAG
- a CDS encoding aminopeptidase: MDTRFFDLAKVLTGHSTQVGTGDKVLIESFDVPDEMVIALIREVRDRGGIPFVSNYHATVTRELLMGATADQYAYDSSIKMEQMQGIDVYIALRGAHNIFETSDVPGDRLQTALKHYRPVQDYRVQKTRWVVLRWPTSAMAQQAQMSTQAFEDFYFRVCTMDYGRMTEGMDSLKSLMETTDQVHIKGEGTDLRFSIKGIGAVTCGGLRNIPDGEVFSCPIKNSVEGVLQYNAPTVYQGSSFDNVRVEFEQGKIVKATSSDTRRLNEILDTDAGARFIGEFSLAFNPHIARAMRDILFDEKIAGSFHFTPGQAYGEADNGNRSQVHWDMVCIQTPEFGGGEIWFDGELIRKDGLFLPKDLQKLNPDYLLETD; this comes from the coding sequence ATGGACACACGCTTTTTTGATTTGGCTAAAGTATTAACGGGTCATTCCACGCAAGTAGGTACTGGAGATAAGGTGCTTATAGAATCGTTCGACGTGCCGGATGAAATGGTGATCGCTCTGATTCGTGAAGTGCGTGATCGCGGTGGTATTCCTTTTGTTTCAAATTACCATGCAACGGTCACCCGTGAACTTCTGATGGGAGCTACGGCTGATCAATACGCCTACGATTCTTCGATCAAGATGGAGCAGATGCAGGGGATTGATGTGTACATCGCATTGCGGGGAGCTCACAATATTTTTGAAACCTCCGACGTGCCAGGTGATAGATTGCAGACGGCGCTAAAGCATTACAGGCCGGTCCAGGACTATCGGGTGCAAAAGACGCGTTGGGTAGTACTTCGTTGGCCTACATCCGCCATGGCCCAACAAGCGCAAATGAGCACACAAGCATTTGAAGATTTCTATTTTCGCGTATGCACCATGGATTACGGACGAATGACTGAAGGTATGGATTCGCTCAAATCCCTTATGGAAACAACGGATCAGGTGCACATAAAAGGGGAGGGCACTGATCTGAGATTTTCAATTAAAGGTATAGGTGCGGTTACCTGTGGTGGTTTACGGAATATTCCAGATGGCGAAGTGTTTTCTTGCCCCATTAAAAACTCGGTAGAAGGAGTCCTTCAATACAACGCGCCGACTGTTTACCAAGGTTCCTCGTTCGACAATGTTCGAGTCGAATTTGAGCAGGGCAAAATCGTCAAAGCCACAAGCTCGGATACGCGCCGTTTAAATGAGATTTTGGATACGGATGCGGGCGCTCGCTTCATAGGCGAATTTTCTTTGGCCTTTAACCCCCACATCGCCCGGGCAATGAGAGATATTCTATTTGATGAGAAGATCGCCGGCTCCTTTCATTTCACTCCTGGTCAGGCCTATGGAGAGGCTGACAACGGCAACCGCTCGCAAGTGCATTGGGATATGGTTTGTATTCAAACTCCTGAGTTTGGAGGAGGCGAGATTTGGTTCGATGGGGAGCTGATCCGCAAGGACGGTCTATTTCTTCCCAAGGATCTTCAAAAATTGAATCCCGACTATCTGTTGGAAACGGACTGA